The Ancylobacter sp. SL191 nucleotide sequence ATCGACCCGAACCGCCTCGCCTTTGTCGAGGCGCATGGCACCGGCACGCTGGTGGGTGATCCCGCCGAGGCGAGCGCGGTGGGGCAGGCACTCGGGCGCCGGCGCAGCGCGCCGCTGCCCATCGGCTCGGTGAAGTCCAATATCGGCCATCTCGAACCCGCCTCGGGCCTTGCCGGCCTGCTGAAGGCGCTCAGTGCGCTGGAAAAGCGCCAGCTTCCCGCCTCGCTGCACCTCGATACGCTGAACGCCAACATCGACTTCGCCGCGCTCAACCTCGCCCCGGCGGCCGAGCCGGTGGCGCTGGCGGACGATGCCCGCCTCGCCGGCATCTCGTCCTTCGGCTTTGGCGGCACCAACGCCCATGCGGTGATCCGCCTGCCGGAGGCGCACGAGCTGCCCGCCCCGCCGGCCGATCCCGCCGCCCGCGTGCTGATGATCTCGGCGCAGAGCCCGGAGGCGCTGAACCGCCTCGCCGAGAGCTATGCCGACCGGCTCGACAGCGAGATGGAGCGCGCCCGCGTTGCCCATGCCGCCGCGCATGGCCGCGCCCGCCTGCCCCATCGCCTCGCCGTCTCCATCGAAGACCCGGACGCGCCCGCCAAGCTGCGCCGTCTCGCGCGCGGCGGCGCCGAGGTCGCTCTGCAACGCGGTGTCGTCGGCACGGCCGGCAGCGAGGTCGCCTTCGTCTTCACCGGCAATGGCGGGCAATATCCCGGCATGGGCCATGCCGCCTGGCTCGCCAGCGCGCCGTTCCGCGCGGTGATCGACGAGATCGACGACATCTTCGCCCCCACGGCCGGCTGGTCGCTGGCGCAGGCCTTCCGCCAGCCGCCGGACGAGACCGCACTCGCCGCCACCGAAATCGCCCAGCCGCTGATCTTCGCGCTGGAAGTCGCCGTCGCCCGCGCGCTGATGGAGGCCGGCTGCCGGCCGGCGGCGGTGGTCGGCCACAGCGTCGGCGAGATCGCGGCCGCGCATATCGCCGGCGCGCTCAGCCTGTTCGACGCCACCCAGCTGATCTATTGGCGCAGTCGCCTGCAGGGCGAGACGCGCGGCGCCGGCACCATGGCCTTCCTGATGGCGAGCCCGGCCCGCGCGCAGGAACTCATCGCCGCCGCCGCTCAGCCCGAGGTGGTGATCGGCGCGCGGAATGCCCCCAAGGGCGTCACCGTCGCCGGCCCGACCCCGGCGTTGGATGCGGTTTTGCGCCTCGCCCGCCGCCAGGGCGTGGTCGGCAAGCGGCTCGGCATCGACTACCCCTTCCACTCCCCGGCCATGGCGCCGCTGGAAGGGCCGATCCTTCAGGCGCTGTCGCTGCTCGAGCCGCGCACGCCCGCCATTCCCTTCATCTCCAGCCTGACCGGCGCCGCCATTACCGACGCCAGCCTCGGCGCGCGCTACTGGTGGGACAATATCCGCCAGCCCGTGCTGTTCGACACGGCGCTGCGCCATCTGGCGGAAGACCGCAGCATCGGCATTTTCCTGGAGATCGGGCCGAAGCCCGTGCTGACCGGTTTCGTGCGCGAGATCCTCGCCGACGCGAACCGGCCCGGTGTGGTGCTCGCCTCGCTGCAGGACAAGGACCGGCCGGAGGACGACCCGATCGAGCGCGCTTTGCTCGCCGCCCTCGTCAATGGCGCGCGGGTGGATGAGGAGCGCCTGTTCGGCGCCCCCGCTCTGCCCGGTCGCCTTCCCCTGCCGATCACCCCATGGAACCGCCAGCCGATCCTTCCGCCGCGCACCCGCGAGGCGGTGGACCTGATCGGCGGCGGCGCGCCGGACCATCCCCTGCTCGGCGTGCGGCTGATGCAGAACGGGCGGGAATGGCGCGGCATGCTGGATGTCGAATCCCGCCCCTTCCTCGCCGACCACAAGGTGGGCGACAGCGTCATCGTGCCGGCGACCGGCCTCGCGGAGATGGCGCTCGCCGCCGGCCGCGCCGCGCTCCGCACGGATCGCCTGCGGCTGGAGGATTTCGACATCCTCGCCGCGCTGCGCCTGAATGCCGGCGAGAGCGTGGAGACGCGCGTCGCGCTCGATGCCGAGGGCGCGGTCGCCATCACCTCGCGCGCCCGTGGCGCCGAGGAATGGAGCCTCAACGCCCGCGGCCGGGTGCTGGCGGATGAGGACGCAGCCCCCGCCGCTGTCGCAGCAGCCGGCAGTGCGGAAACCGAGCTCGACGCCGCCGCGCTCTATGAGGGCGCCGCGCGGCTCGGCCTCGCTTACGGCCCGGCCTTCCGGCTGGTGACCCGCGCCGCCCGCAGCGGGGCGCACATCACCCTCGATCTCGCCACGCCCAGCGCGAACACTTGTTCGGCGGACGCAAATTTCGTTCTGTCGCCCATGCACGCCGACGCCGCCCTGCACGGGCTGGTGCTCGCCATGGACGAGGCGGCCGCGCCCGGCACAGCCTTCGTGCCCGTGCGCATCAACGCGCTGCGCGTCCTCGCCGCCGGGGTGGCGCCCGTCCGCGCCGAGCTGACGGTAAACCGCGCCAGCCCGCGCTCGCTCGAACTCGACATCACCCTGTTCGACGCGCAGGGCACGCCGGTCGCGCGGATGGAAGCGGTGCGGTTGCGCGCGCTCGCCCTCTCCAGCGCCCCGACCCTCGATAGCGATTTCCGCCAGAGCCTCGTGCCGGTCGGCCCCGCCCTCAGCGACGCCGCAGCGCGCGTCTCCGCCTTTCTGGAGAGCGCCGGCGCGCCGGAGCAGGATGACGACACGCTGCTGACCGACGCCCTCGCCTACACCATCGCCCACCGCGCCGTCCTGGCGGTCGCGGGCGAGGAGGCGCGGGGCGGCGCGCGGCTCGACATCGACGCGCTGATCGTCGACGGCCGCCTGCCCGCCGAGCGCAAGCCGGTGCTGCTGACCCTGCTCGCCCTGCTGGCCGAGGGCGGCCTCGCCCGGCACAGCACGGAGACCGGCTGGCGGGTGTCGGCGACGAGCGACCTGCCCGCCCCCGAGCCACTGCTGCACGAGATCGCCAGCGTCGCGCCCGACCGCGCGGCGGAGCTGGCCATCGGCGCGCGTCTGGCGGCGGAATTGCCCGGTCTGATCGGCCTGACTGCACCGATCGTCCACCTCACTGGCCTGACTGACCACTGGGAATCCGCCTCTCCGGCCGCCCGCGCCGTGGCCGCGCAGGCGGTAGCGCTGACCGAAGCGGTCGCCGGTACTATTGCACCTAATGTCGTTCTGGTGGAGCGCCACGGCACCGTGCTGGAGGCGCTGCGCCCGCTGGCCGAGGCTGGCCGGATCCGGCTCACGATCATCCCCGCCGATGCCGCCGCCCGCCCGCGGCTCGCCGACCGGGTGCGCGCCACGGCAAATATTTTCCTGTTGGATCAACCGCTTGGCGAGGCGGATCTGATCCTGCACGTCGATCCGCGCCAGCCGCTCGACCCGCAAGGCGAGGCCGCCGCAAGGCTGACGGAAACGCTGCGCCCCGGCGGCGTGCTGGTGTCGCTGGGCATCGCCGCCACCGGCTTTGCCCGGCTGATGAACCTGACCGCTCCCATCGGAGAGCGCTTCCATCGCCTCATCCATGCGCGCGGCGCCTGCGATGTCGTTGAAATAAAAAGCAAAAAACTGGCCGATCCGACCAAGGGCGACAGCCTCGCGGGGGCGGTGCTGGCGCTGCTCGCCACCGATGCCGGCAGCTGCCTCGTCTCGCCGCGCGGCCATGAGCTGGAGGGCGACCCCACCGCGCCCGGCGCGCAGGTGTTTATATACCGCCCATTGGCCGATGACAGCGCCGCCTCGATGGCCAAGGCGCTGGGAAAAGCCGGCGCGCTCATGGAAACCCTGCGCGCCACCACCACGCCCCCGGCGCTGCGCCTGCTGATCGACGGCGACCCGCTCGGCCCCCATCCGCGCGCGAGCGCGCTGTGGGCATTCGGCCGCACCGCCATCAATGAACACCCCGATCTCGACATCAAGCTGGTCGCGCTGAACCGCCGGGTGATCGATTCCGCGGTGGCCGCCGAGCTCGCCCGCGCCATGGTCGAGCTGCCGCACGAGCGCGAATTGGTCATGGATGACAAGGGTTTGCAGGCCGTACGCCTCGCCCCCGCGCCGCGCGAGCGTGCGCTTGCCGCCCCCGCGCTGCGCCTTACCATGGAGCGGCCCGGCTCGCTCGACCGGCTGGACTGGCGGGCGCTGGAGCGCCGCGCGCCCGGCCCCGGCGAGGTCGAGATCGAGGTCGTCGCCGGCGCGCTGAACTTCCGCGATGTGATGTTCGCGCAAGGGCTCATCGGCGACGAGATGCTGGAAAACGGCTTTGCCGGCGCCCGCCTCGGCTTTGAATGCGCCGGCCGCGTGCTGCGCGTCGGCCCGGGGGTAATTTCACACCGGTCGGGCGATGCGGTGATGGCCTTCGCCCCCGCCGCACTGGCGAGCCACACCACCATTCCCGCCCATGCCGCCCTGCCCGTCCCCCCCGCCATGCCGCTTGAGGCCGCCGCCACCCTGCCCGTCGCTTTCCTCACCGCCTGGTACGCCCTCATTGAGTGCGCCCGGCTGCGCGAGGGGGAGACGGTGTTGATCCATGGCGCCGCCGGCGGTGTCGGCATGGCCGCGATGCAGATCGCGAAGGCGCGCGGCGCGCGGATCATCGCCACTGCCGGCTCGCCGGAAAAACGCGCTCTGGCAAGGCTTTACGGTGCGGATGCGGTGTACGATTCCCGCGACACCGCCTTTGCCGAGGCGATCCGCGTGGCGGGCGGCTGCGAGGTCGCGCTCAACTCGCTGTCCGGTCGGGCGATGGAGCTGACGCTGCGCACGCTGAAGCCCTTCGGCCGTTTCGTCGAGCTGGGGAAGCGCGATTTCATCGCCAATACCGGGCTGGGCCTGCGCCCCTTCGCCCGCAACCTGTCCTATTTCGGCGTCGATGCCGACCAGCTTATCGCCGCCCGCCCCGCGCTGGTGCAGGGCATGCTGGCGGAACTCTCCGCGCTGTTCGTCAGCGGTGCATTGACACCTCTCCCCTACCGGGTCTTCGCCGCCGACGATGCCCGCGCCGCACTGCGGCTGATGCAGGGCGCCGGCCATGTCGGCAAGATCCTCATCCGCCCGCCCGTCACCCCGCCCGCCCGCGCCGAAACGGCACCTTTTGCGGCAGCGTCGGAGGGGGTTCACATCGTTGTCGGCGGCACAGGCGGCTTCGGCCGCGAAACGGCGCGCTGGCTGGCGAAAAAGGGCGCGCGCCACATTGTCGTCGCCTCGCGTAACGGTGTGAAGACACCGCCTCTGGAGATCGACGGCGTGGACATCACCGCCGAGCGCCTCGACGCCCGCGACTCCCATGCCTGCCACGATTTCCTCGCCCGGATGGCCGCCCGCCACGGCCGCATCGCCGGCATCATTCACACCGCCATGGTGCTTGACGACGCGCTGGTCCGCGACCTCGACCGGGGTCGTTTCGAGGCGGTGCTGGCCCCGAAGGTCGACGGCGCGCGCCATCTCGATGCCGCGACCGCCGGACTGGACCTCGATTATTTCGTGCTCTTCTCCTCGGCGACCACGCTGGTCGGCAATCCCGGACAGGCCGCCTATGTCGCCGCCAATGGCTATCTGGAAGCCCTCGCGCGGCGGCGCCGGGCGGCGGGCCTGCCGGCGCTCGCCATGGTCTGGGGGGCTATTTCCGATGTGGGCGTGCTCGCCCGCGATGGCGCCACGTCGGAAAAGCTGAGCCGCCGCCTGGGCTTGGGCCTACTCACCGCGTCGGATGCGCTCGACGAGCTCGGCCGCACGCTCGGTGATCCCGACCAGCCTGCCACCCGCGTCCACGCCCCCATCGACTGGCGGGCGGCCCGCGAACTCGCCGTCATGCGCGGGGCGAGCTTCGCCGCGCTCCAGCCGGCGGCGGAGGAAACCATCGAGGGCGTGGATGGCGGCGACCTTGCCGGCCTCATCCGCGACCTCAGCGACGGCGAGGCGCGCGCGACCATCCAGCGCCTGCTCGCCGCCGAGGTGGCGCGCATCCTGCGCCTGCCGGCGGACGCGATCGAGATGGCTCGTCCGCTCGGCGATATCGGCATGGATTCGCTGATGGCGCTGGAGCTCGACATGGAAATGCAGCGTCGCCACAAGGTCGCGCTGCCCATGCTCGGCCTTGGTGCCGGGGCGAGCTTGCAGGATGTTGGCGACAAGCTGCTGCGCAAGCTGCGTCCGTCCGCCGAGGGAGGCGCTGGCGGCCCGATCCTCGCGGCGGGCCTGCATCTGTCAAACGAGACCGCCGAGCTTGTCGACCGTCATTTGCGGGTCGAGCCGGCGGTCGTGGAGGCGCTTCAGGCGCGCGTCGCCGCCGAGATGCGCCGGGACGGGAGCCTGCTGCGATGACCACCCCGGACCCTCGCCTCGACGGCGCGGCGCGCAGCGCGCTTCTCGCCCGCCTGCGTGGCCGCCCAGCCGCGAACACCGAGGCGTCGCAGAGGTCTTATGATACCTCGTTCGAGACCCTGCCGGGTTTCGAGGAACTGAGGATCATGCGCGCAGCGGGGGATCTCCTCGGCGTCGCCAACCCGTTCTACCGCGCCCATGAAGGCTGCGCCGGCGCCACCACCCGGATCGAGGGGCGCGAGGTCATCAATTTCGCCTCCTACGACTATCTCGGCCTCAACGCCCACCCCGCCGTGCGGCAGGCGGCGCATGACGCGGTATCAAGATACGGCACCAGCGTCTCGGCAAGCCGGCTGGTGGCGGGCGAGCGGCCGTTTCACCGGGAGCTGGAAGCCGCACTGGCCGGTCTGCACCAGCAAGACGACGCCGTCGCCTTCGTTTCCGGCCATGCGGCCAATGTCACGACCATCGGCAGCCTGCTCGGCGCGGATGACGTGATCTTCCACGACGCCTTGATTCACAACAGCATTATCGTCGGCGCCGAGCTCTCGGGCGCGCGCCGCCGCAGCTTCCCGCACAATGATCTCGACGCTCTGGAGGCGATGCTGGCCAGCGAGCGCCCACGCAGCCAGCGGGCGCTGATCGTCGTCGAGGGGCTCTATTCGATGGACGGCGACATGCCGGACCTCGGCCGCCTCATCGCTCTCAAGGAGTGCTATGGCTGTTGGCTGATGGTCGATGAGGCCCACAGCGTCGGTGTCCTCGGGGCGCGTGGCCACGGGCTGGCGGAACAGGCCGGCATCGCCCCAGCTCGCGTTGACATCTGGATGGGCACGCTGTCCAAGTCACTGGCCTCCTGCGGCGGCTATATCGCCGGGCCGCAGCCGCTGATCGACTTCCTCAAGGCGACGGCGCCCGGCTTCGTCTACAGCGTCGGCCTGCCTCCCGCCGCCAGCGCCGCCGCGCGCGCGGCGCTCGCGGTGATGGGTCGGGAAAGCGAGCGCATAGCGCGGCTTACCACCAATTCGCGGCTCTTCCTCGCGGAGGCGCAGGCCGCCGGCCTCGATACCGGCACCGCCGAGGGCCACGCCATCGTGCCGGTGATGGTGGGGGATTCGCTCAAGGCGGTGATGCTGTCAGAGCGCCTGCTGGCGCGCGGTATCAATGTACTTCCCATCATCCATCCGGCCGTACCGCATCGTTCGGCACGGCTGCGCTTCTTCATCAGCGCCACTCACGAGACGGACCAGATCCGCACCGCGGTGGCGTTGGTCGTCGAGGAGATGGCGCAGTGCGACGCGCGGATGGCCGGGCTGGGCCTGACGATTTTGAGCGCCGAACAGGCGGGCTTCATGCCCGCCACGGCGCGGGAGACTGCACCATGAAGGTCGTTCTGGATATCACAAGGCTGCTGAGGCGCTCGAACCAGCGCACGCCGACCGGTATCGACCGCGTCGAGCT carries:
- a CDS encoding type I polyketide synthase — protein: MTHAAPGANAAPASLLSHPLHDAAIIGCACRLPGARNEAEFWSLLTRGDCVVTEIPAERWSRERFLHPGRGVPGRAYTFAAGVLDDIVGFDAGAFGLSPREVEQIDPQQRLLLELVREAFEDANLPLSQLAGAPVGVFVGASSLDHSLHFAADIGAADAHFVTGNALSIIANRISHVFGFTGPSLAIDTACSSSLVAFDRAVKAIESGEIETAVVAGVNVLTSPFNFIGFSRAGMLSPTGRCRPFSGAADGYVRAEGGVVTILTRLKGATGAGLTPRAVVLATGTNSDGRTLGIAMPESRAQQRLLEELYTARAIDPNRLAFVEAHGTGTLVGDPAEASAVGQALGRRRSAPLPIGSVKSNIGHLEPASGLAGLLKALSALEKRQLPASLHLDTLNANIDFAALNLAPAAEPVALADDARLAGISSFGFGGTNAHAVIRLPEAHELPAPPADPAARVLMISAQSPEALNRLAESYADRLDSEMERARVAHAAAHGRARLPHRLAVSIEDPDAPAKLRRLARGGAEVALQRGVVGTAGSEVAFVFTGNGGQYPGMGHAAWLASAPFRAVIDEIDDIFAPTAGWSLAQAFRQPPDETALAATEIAQPLIFALEVAVARALMEAGCRPAAVVGHSVGEIAAAHIAGALSLFDATQLIYWRSRLQGETRGAGTMAFLMASPARAQELIAAAAQPEVVIGARNAPKGVTVAGPTPALDAVLRLARRQGVVGKRLGIDYPFHSPAMAPLEGPILQALSLLEPRTPAIPFISSLTGAAITDASLGARYWWDNIRQPVLFDTALRHLAEDRSIGIFLEIGPKPVLTGFVREILADANRPGVVLASLQDKDRPEDDPIERALLAALVNGARVDEERLFGAPALPGRLPLPITPWNRQPILPPRTREAVDLIGGGAPDHPLLGVRLMQNGREWRGMLDVESRPFLADHKVGDSVIVPATGLAEMALAAGRAALRTDRLRLEDFDILAALRLNAGESVETRVALDAEGAVAITSRARGAEEWSLNARGRVLADEDAAPAAVAAAGSAETELDAAALYEGAARLGLAYGPAFRLVTRAARSGAHITLDLATPSANTCSADANFVLSPMHADAALHGLVLAMDEAAAPGTAFVPVRINALRVLAAGVAPVRAELTVNRASPRSLELDITLFDAQGTPVARMEAVRLRALALSSAPTLDSDFRQSLVPVGPALSDAAARVSAFLESAGAPEQDDDTLLTDALAYTIAHRAVLAVAGEEARGGARLDIDALIVDGRLPAERKPVLLTLLALLAEGGLARHSTETGWRVSATSDLPAPEPLLHEIASVAPDRAAELAIGARLAAELPGLIGLTAPIVHLTGLTDHWESASPAARAVAAQAVALTEAVAGTIAPNVVLVERHGTVLEALRPLAEAGRIRLTIIPADAAARPRLADRVRATANIFLLDQPLGEADLILHVDPRQPLDPQGEAAARLTETLRPGGVLVSLGIAATGFARLMNLTAPIGERFHRLIHARGACDVVEIKSKKLADPTKGDSLAGAVLALLATDAGSCLVSPRGHELEGDPTAPGAQVFIYRPLADDSAASMAKALGKAGALMETLRATTTPPALRLLIDGDPLGPHPRASALWAFGRTAINEHPDLDIKLVALNRRVIDSAVAAELARAMVELPHERELVMDDKGLQAVRLAPAPRERALAAPALRLTMERPGSLDRLDWRALERRAPGPGEVEIEVVAGALNFRDVMFAQGLIGDEMLENGFAGARLGFECAGRVLRVGPGVISHRSGDAVMAFAPAALASHTTIPAHAALPVPPAMPLEAAATLPVAFLTAWYALIECARLREGETVLIHGAAGGVGMAAMQIAKARGARIIATAGSPEKRALARLYGADAVYDSRDTAFAEAIRVAGGCEVALNSLSGRAMELTLRTLKPFGRFVELGKRDFIANTGLGLRPFARNLSYFGVDADQLIAARPALVQGMLAELSALFVSGALTPLPYRVFAADDARAALRLMQGAGHVGKILIRPPVTPPARAETAPFAAASEGVHIVVGGTGGFGRETARWLAKKGARHIVVASRNGVKTPPLEIDGVDITAERLDARDSHACHDFLARMAARHGRIAGIIHTAMVLDDALVRDLDRGRFEAVLAPKVDGARHLDAATAGLDLDYFVLFSSATTLVGNPGQAAYVAANGYLEALARRRRAAGLPALAMVWGAISDVGVLARDGATSEKLSRRLGLGLLTASDALDELGRTLGDPDQPATRVHAPIDWRAARELAVMRGASFAALQPAAEETIEGVDGGDLAGLIRDLSDGEARATIQRLLAAEVARILRLPADAIEMARPLGDIGMDSLMALELDMEMQRRHKVALPMLGLGAGASLQDVGDKLLRKLRPSAEGGAGGPILAAGLHLSNETAELVDRHLRVEPAVVEALQARVAAEMRRDGSLLR
- a CDS encoding aminotransferase class I/II-fold pyridoxal phosphate-dependent enzyme — encoded protein: MTTPDPRLDGAARSALLARLRGRPAANTEASQRSYDTSFETLPGFEELRIMRAAGDLLGVANPFYRAHEGCAGATTRIEGREVINFASYDYLGLNAHPAVRQAAHDAVSRYGTSVSASRLVAGERPFHRELEAALAGLHQQDDAVAFVSGHAANVTTIGSLLGADDVIFHDALIHNSIIVGAELSGARRRSFPHNDLDALEAMLASERPRSQRALIVVEGLYSMDGDMPDLGRLIALKECYGCWLMVDEAHSVGVLGARGHGLAEQAGIAPARVDIWMGTLSKSLASCGGYIAGPQPLIDFLKATAPGFVYSVGLPPAASAAARAALAVMGRESERIARLTTNSRLFLAEAQAAGLDTGTAEGHAIVPVMVGDSLKAVMLSERLLARGINVLPIIHPAVPHRSARLRFFISATHETDQIRTAVALVVEEMAQCDARMAGLGLTILSAEQAGFMPATARETAP